In Rubrivirga marina, the following are encoded in one genomic region:
- a CDS encoding aspartate/glutamate racemase family protein — translation MPSPRPIGIVGGVGPMAGLDLVRKITAATRARCDQDHLPVTLVSHPHRIADRTDFLLGRTAINPGLALADLADTLITGGAEIIGIPCNTAHAPAIIACVRERIGGRAEFVDLIEAVADEIRHRFPDARRVGVLSTTGTLAARVYPDRLGPLGLDVIAPPPSVQETDVHPAIYDPTYGVKSVSAPVNDRAVAGLRAGLDHLVGAGAEVVVLACTEIPLALSMTEVGGVPMLDATRVLARALVRRSCPEVLTEA, via the coding sequence ATGCCCTCCCCCCGCCCCATCGGCATCGTCGGCGGCGTCGGCCCGATGGCCGGCCTCGACCTCGTCCGCAAGATCACGGCCGCGACGCGCGCGCGCTGCGACCAGGACCACCTGCCGGTCACGCTCGTCTCGCACCCGCACCGGATCGCCGACCGGACGGACTTCCTGCTGGGCCGCACCGCCATCAACCCCGGCCTCGCGCTCGCCGACCTCGCCGACACCCTCATCACGGGCGGCGCCGAGATCATCGGGATCCCCTGCAACACGGCCCACGCGCCGGCCATCATCGCCTGCGTCCGCGAGCGAATCGGCGGCCGGGCCGAGTTCGTGGACCTGATCGAGGCCGTGGCCGACGAGATCCGCCACCGCTTTCCGGACGCCCGCCGCGTCGGCGTCCTCTCGACGACGGGGACACTGGCGGCCCGGGTCTACCCCGACCGCCTCGGCCCGCTCGGGCTCGACGTGATCGCCCCGCCCCCGTCGGTCCAAGAGACCGACGTCCACCCCGCCATCTACGACCCGACGTACGGCGTGAAGAGCGTGTCCGCACCGGTCAACGACCGGGCCGTGGCGGGTCTCCGGGCCGGCCTCGACCACCTCGTCGGGGCGGGCGCCGAGGTGGTCGTCCTCGCCTGCACCGAGATCCCCCTCGCCCTGTCGATGACGGAGGTCGGCGGCGTCCCGATGCTCGACGCGACGCGGGTGTTGGCCCGCGCGCTCGTGCGCCGGAGTTGCCCGGAGGTGCTCACCGAGGCGTGA
- the ruvB gene encoding Holliday junction branch migration DNA helicase RuvB: MDSAPRDASAPSGQDADLEKALRPRALDDFIGQRKIKDNLRVFITAALQRGEALDHVILSGPPGLGKTTLAHIIAEEMGAEVKTTSGPALDKPANIAGLLTNLNEGDVLFIDEIHRLSPVVEEYLYSAMEDYAIDILIDSGPSARSVRIALPPFTLIGATTRKGLLTAPLRARFGVDFRYDYYDVDTLHRIVLRSASLMKVAIDEDGAFEIARRSRGTPRIANKLLRRTRDFAEVETEAGPGDGRVTRAVADHALNALDVDEAGLDEMDARILLALMEKFDGGPVGISTIAVAVGEDAGTVEEVYEPYLIQEGFMARTPRGRVATRRAYDHFDVVPPLKQSDIFDELIG; encoded by the coding sequence ATGGACTCCGCCCCCCGCGACGCCTCGGCCCCCTCGGGCCAGGACGCCGACCTCGAGAAGGCCCTCCGGCCCCGCGCCCTCGACGACTTTATCGGCCAGAGGAAGATCAAGGACAACCTCCGGGTCTTTATCACGGCCGCCCTCCAGCGCGGCGAGGCGCTCGACCACGTCATCCTCTCGGGCCCGCCCGGGCTCGGCAAGACGACGCTCGCCCACATCATCGCCGAGGAGATGGGCGCCGAGGTCAAGACGACCTCCGGGCCCGCGCTCGACAAGCCGGCGAACATCGCCGGCCTGCTCACGAACCTCAACGAGGGCGACGTCCTGTTCATCGACGAGATCCACCGGCTCTCGCCCGTCGTCGAGGAGTACCTGTACTCGGCGATGGAGGACTACGCCATCGACATCCTCATCGACTCGGGGCCGAGCGCGCGGAGCGTCCGGATCGCGCTCCCGCCGTTCACGCTCATCGGCGCGACGACGCGGAAGGGCCTCCTCACGGCCCCGCTCCGCGCCCGCTTCGGCGTCGACTTCCGGTACGACTACTACGACGTCGACACGCTCCACCGGATCGTGCTCCGGAGCGCGAGCCTCATGAAGGTGGCCATCGACGAGGACGGGGCGTTCGAGATCGCGCGCCGCAGCCGGGGCACGCCGCGCATCGCCAACAAGCTCCTCCGGCGGACGCGCGACTTCGCCGAGGTCGAGACCGAGGCCGGGCCGGGCGACGGCCGCGTCACGCGCGCCGTGGCCGACCACGCGCTCAACGCGCTCGACGTCGACGAGGCCGGGCTGGACGAGATGGACGCCCGCATCCTCCTCGCGCTCATGGAGAAGTTCGACGGCGGGCCCGTCGGCATCTCGACCATCGCGGTCGCCGTCGGCGAGGACGCCGGGACGGTCGAGGAGGTCTACGAGCCGTACCTCATCCAGGAGGGCTTCATGGCGCGGACGCCGCGCGGCCGCGTCGCCACGCGCCGCGCGTACGACCACTTCGACGTGGTCCCCCCGCTCAAGCAGTCCGACATCTTCGACGAGTTGATCGGGTAG
- a CDS encoding DinB family protein gives MTDPRIALLLHALDRSFDGTGWHGPTLVGATRGMDEDAASWRPAPDAHNAWEYVVHTAYWTYRVLRHVAEEPPAHFDEAGSNFFERPAEGRALADDLDRLRDWHYRLVEAVEAFDPERLDETAYDDYSFGDAIAGIAAHDAYHAGQIRLLRRLQGDL, from the coding sequence ATGACCGACCCGCGGATCGCCCTGCTCCTCCACGCGCTCGACCGGTCGTTCGACGGGACGGGTTGGCACGGGCCGACGCTCGTGGGCGCGACGCGCGGGATGGACGAAGACGCCGCGAGCTGGCGGCCTGCGCCCGACGCGCACAACGCGTGGGAATACGTCGTCCACACCGCGTACTGGACGTACCGCGTCCTCCGGCACGTCGCCGAGGAGCCGCCCGCCCACTTCGACGAGGCGGGCTCCAACTTTTTCGAGCGCCCCGCCGAAGGGAGGGCGCTGGCCGACGACCTCGACCGGCTCCGCGACTGGCACTACCGGCTGGTCGAGGCCGTCGAGGCGTTCGACCCGGAACGGCTGGACGAGACGGCGTACGACGACTACTCCTTCGGAGACGCCATCGCGGGGATCGCGGCGCACGACGCGTACCACGCGGGGCAGATCCGCCTGCTCCGTCGCCTCCAGGGCGATCTGTAG